In a genomic window of Bacteroidales bacterium:
- a CDS encoding alanine racemase, with protein MLSIIRPTLILDEERVRENIERMARKAKHNAIGFRPHFKTHQSAEIGGWFRDYGVKKITVSSFQMACYFAESGWDDITIAFPVNVCELDQMQNLASTVHLNLLVSSSETADILARDIKTDIGIFIEIDTGYKRSGIDINDMASLEKILVRLGKNKHLHFEGFLTHTGQTYLAAGPDQIRSISTETFAQLAKLKEYFHSAYPHAIVSVGDTPGCSVMDNFTGIDEIRPGNFVFYDLMQLQLGACRPEEVAVAMACPVVAVYPERNEIIIYGGAIHFSKEYITLPGKGSIFGMLVYFRNGKFSEPDPDIWISKLSQEHGTVKTVPHQAAHFSVGDILFFIPVHSCLTAHLMRDYQTLSGEIIQTMNS; from the coding sequence ATGCTGTCAATAATCCGCCCTACACTGATCCTTGATGAAGAACGTGTGCGGGAAAACATCGAACGCATGGCCCGGAAGGCAAAACACAATGCAATTGGTTTCCGCCCGCATTTCAAAACCCACCAGAGTGCTGAAATAGGTGGCTGGTTTCGTGATTACGGCGTAAAAAAGATTACCGTCTCATCCTTTCAGATGGCATGCTATTTTGCCGAATCCGGCTGGGATGATATAACCATAGCCTTCCCGGTAAACGTTTGTGAACTGGACCAGATGCAGAATCTTGCTTCCACAGTACATCTCAACCTGCTGGTTTCTTCCTCAGAAACGGCTGATATACTTGCGCGGGATATAAAAACAGATATCGGTATATTCATTGAAATTGATACAGGATATAAACGCAGCGGAATCGATATCAATGACATGGCTTCCCTGGAAAAAATTCTTGTTCGATTGGGCAAAAACAAACATCTTCATTTTGAAGGTTTTCTGACCCACACAGGGCAAACTTATCTGGCGGCCGGACCTGATCAGATCCGGAGCATTTCGACAGAAACATTTGCACAGCTTGCGAAGCTGAAGGAATATTTTCATTCAGCCTATCCGCATGCGATTGTTTCGGTGGGCGACACACCCGGTTGCTCTGTAATGGACAATTTTACCGGTATTGATGAAATCAGGCCGGGAAATTTTGTTTTCTATGACCTCATGCAACTGCAACTGGGCGCCTGCCGGCCCGAGGAGGTGGCTGTTGCCATGGCCTGTCCGGTGGTTGCTGTGTACCCCGAAAGGAACGAAATCATAATTTACGGTGGCGCTATCCATTTCTCGAAAGAATATATAACGCTTCCGGGAAAGGGATCCATTTTCGGAATGCTGGTATATTTCAGGAACGGCAAATTCTCTGAACCTGACCCGGATATATGGATCAGCAAGCTGTCACAGGAACACGGTACGGTGAAAACGGTTCCTCACCAGGCCGCACATTTTTCCGTAGGAGATATTTTGTTTTTTATACCCGTTCACTCCTGCCTTACGGCCCATCTTATGCGCGACTACCAAACCCTGTCAGGCGAAATCATTCAGACCATGAACAGCTGA